From a single Oceanobacillus kimchii X50 genomic region:
- a CDS encoding sigma-54 interaction domain-containing protein codes for MNDYFFEQLLEAEDDAITIVDTNKTVLYWNNAAVDTYNIEKSTIIGQPITNFFAYDDLMVMKVLDSKQAVQNQYHRPRKDKHVVVNTLPVFDNNQYLIGAISVERDITQIVKLNDNLETTSAELNELRQKVYPANSESPFVKLKGKSDALQQIIQLARKAASTNATTLILGESGTGKEVCAKAIHEASERRNQPFIPVNCGAIPSALFESELFGYEGGSFTGAKKKGKAGKIEMADGGTLFLDEVGELPLEMQVKLLRVLQENRIYRIGNSQGKQVNVRFIAATNQKLEQLMDEKQFRSDLFYRLNVIQLTMPPLRERIEDIEILAKSFSNQFANKYQVLAPNISGEAFEYLLQYHWPGNIRELRNLMERIIILHENSLVQKEDMQLYLPQATNFNSYETISNLPMEKEAMEKQLIETTLQQLEGNKSKAAKKLGISRVTLYQKIKKYNITV; via the coding sequence ATGAATGATTATTTCTTTGAGCAATTATTAGAAGCCGAAGACGATGCAATTACAATTGTAGATACAAATAAAACAGTATTATATTGGAATAACGCAGCAGTAGATACGTACAACATTGAAAAGTCCACAATTATTGGTCAACCGATTACAAACTTTTTTGCTTACGATGACTTGATGGTAATGAAAGTTTTAGATAGTAAACAAGCAGTGCAAAATCAATACCATCGCCCACGAAAAGATAAACATGTAGTTGTAAACACTCTCCCTGTATTTGATAACAATCAATATTTAATTGGGGCCATTTCTGTGGAAAGAGATATCACCCAAATTGTAAAGTTAAACGACAATCTAGAGACTACTTCTGCAGAATTAAATGAATTACGGCAAAAAGTTTACCCAGCAAATTCCGAATCTCCATTTGTAAAGCTAAAAGGAAAAAGCGATGCTCTACAACAGATAATCCAATTGGCACGTAAGGCTGCGAGCACAAATGCAACTACATTGATTTTAGGAGAAAGCGGAACAGGAAAAGAAGTCTGTGCAAAGGCTATACACGAAGCAAGCGAGCGACGAAACCAACCTTTTATCCCCGTAAACTGTGGAGCCATACCGAGTGCTTTATTTGAAAGTGAACTATTTGGCTATGAAGGCGGCTCGTTTACAGGAGCAAAAAAGAAAGGTAAAGCAGGTAAAATTGAAATGGCTGATGGTGGGACACTATTTTTAGATGAGGTTGGAGAATTACCATTAGAGATGCAAGTAAAACTTTTACGAGTATTACAAGAGAATCGAATTTATCGAATTGGAAATTCACAAGGAAAACAGGTCAATGTTCGGTTTATCGCAGCAACCAATCAAAAATTGGAGCAACTAATGGATGAAAAACAATTTCGTTCCGATCTTTTTTACCGATTAAATGTGATCCAATTAACGATGCCACCTCTTCGTGAAAGAATAGAAGATATTGAAATACTAGCCAAAAGTTTTTCGAATCAATTTGCAAATAAATACCAAGTATTAGCACCTAATATTTCGGGGGAAGCATTTGAATATTTACTTCAATACCACTGGCCAGGTAATATCCGTGAACTACGTAATTTAATGGAGCGAATAATCATTCTTCACGAGAATTCACTTGTCCAAAAGGAAGATATGCAACTTTATCTGCCACAAGCAACTAATTTCAATTCTTACGAGACAATATCCAATCTACCAATGGAAAAAGAGGCAATGGAAAAACAATTGATAGAGACAACATTACAGCAGCTAGAAGGAAATAAATCAAAAGCAGCTAAAAAACTAGGAATATCAAGAGTAACTCTCTATCAAAAAATTAAAAAATATAATATAACTGTATAA
- a CDS encoding proline dehydrogenase family protein has product MANLTRDFFIGLSNNKLLNTNAKKYGFRLGAEKFVAGTNFDSIIGIIKDLNGRGISCTLDNLGEFVTEKSEAIEARDDIIDMLYKIYEQRLDCHVSVKLTQLGLDIDENFCLNNIRAILKVAKRFEIFINIDMEKHIHYGKTLETLNELRKEYDNVGTVIQSYLYSAEDDLAALKDVRIRLVKGAYKEDASIAYPSKEDIDRNFMELAKKRLLGNTFTSIATHDHNIIDEIKTFVEEHNISRDVFEFQMLYGFRTEMHEELAQAGYHFCTYIPFGSDWFGYFMRRLAERPQNINLVLKDVFYTKENKLKKEPVIAGVAALSLLMFVSKKRKK; this is encoded by the coding sequence ATGGCAAATCTAACACGAGATTTCTTTATAGGATTATCAAATAATAAATTGTTGAACACCAACGCTAAGAAATATGGATTTCGTTTAGGTGCGGAAAAGTTTGTCGCAGGAACTAATTTTGACAGTATTATCGGAATAATCAAAGATTTGAATGGTAGAGGAATATCTTGTACACTAGATAACCTTGGTGAGTTTGTGACAGAAAAATCAGAAGCAATTGAAGCGAGAGATGATATCATCGACATGCTTTATAAGATTTATGAGCAACGATTAGATTGCCATGTGTCTGTAAAATTAACTCAGCTGGGTTTAGACATTGATGAAAATTTTTGTTTAAATAATATTCGTGCGATTTTAAAAGTTGCAAAACGCTTTGAGATTTTTATTAATATTGACATGGAGAAACATATCCATTATGGTAAAACATTGGAGACTCTAAACGAGCTCCGAAAAGAGTATGACAACGTCGGTACGGTAATACAATCATATTTGTATAGTGCGGAGGACGATTTGGCCGCTTTAAAGGATGTACGAATACGTCTTGTGAAAGGTGCCTATAAAGAAGATGCATCCATTGCTTATCCATCAAAAGAAGATATTGATCGTAATTTTATGGAACTTGCTAAAAAAAGGCTGTTAGGTAATACATTTACTTCCATTGCTACCCATGATCATAATATCATTGATGAAATAAAAACTTTTGTTGAGGAGCATAATATTTCTAGAGATGTTTTTGAGTTTCAAATGCTTTATGGTTTTCGAACTGAAATGCATGAGGAACTGGCACAGGCAGGATATCATTTTTGTACGTATATTCCGTTTGGAAGCGATTGGTTTGGTTATTTCATGCGGAGGCTTGCAGAGCGACCGCAGAATATTAACTTGGTTTTAAAAGATGTTTTTTATACGAAAGAGAATAAGCTAAAGAAAGAACCAGTTATAGCTGGTGTGGCTGCTCTATCGTTATTGATGTTTGTTAGTAAAAAAAGGAAAAAATAA
- a CDS encoding M20/M25/M40 family metallo-hydrolase — MTTLQWNSPSQLRTLLNELVSWKSITFSEGERQFPMKLYAKLQDLDYFHQYPDRLSLHDADERRKLLTAIYKHPDATQTICLISHFDTVNTEEYGSMEPLATQPEELTKLYMEKKEELPFEIHQDLESEAFLFGRGTMDMKMGLVMHMSLIEQASIEEWPINLVLLTVPDEEVNSSGMRYAVPVLVELQKKYGFTYTLFLNSEPTFRQEPTDNSHYIYTGTIGKVLAAALFYGKETHAGEPLSGMTSPYMASYLTQEMEWNSKFRETVRGESTPLPVTLQQTDLRLHYSTQTPYRSSALYNLFLMERSTSEAFDLFEKVAIEAANKCTAAYNEICRQQVVPPIGKVKVIRYKDLLEYATDKLGESIIQEIKADIYYNDEWDDREKSLRITDQLVIRCQELAPAMIILFAPPYYPAVNSSDNKLVQECTTFLTEKAKEDFQLDIKQVHYLNGICDLSYVNYSEDLVGWEEYEHNTPVWGDTYHLPFDEMSQLRAPVINVGPFGYDAHKRTERLHTVNAFEQFPKMLRELIGYISKK, encoded by the coding sequence ATGACAACATTACAATGGAATAGCCCTAGTCAATTAAGGACTTTACTAAATGAATTAGTCAGTTGGAAAAGTATTACGTTTTCTGAAGGGGAACGGCAATTCCCAATGAAACTTTATGCCAAGTTACAGGATTTAGATTATTTTCACCAATATCCAGATCGCTTATCTTTGCATGACGCAGATGAGCGTAGAAAATTATTAACCGCTATCTATAAGCATCCAGATGCTACACAAACGATTTGTCTTATTAGTCATTTTGACACTGTTAATACAGAAGAATACGGATCTATGGAACCGCTCGCTACACAACCGGAAGAACTTACTAAATTATATATGGAAAAAAAGGAAGAGTTACCGTTTGAGATTCACCAAGATTTGGAATCGGAAGCTTTTTTATTTGGTCGCGGAACCATGGATATGAAGATGGGGCTAGTTATGCATATGAGCTTAATTGAGCAAGCTAGTATAGAAGAGTGGCCAATTAATCTTGTCCTATTAACAGTTCCGGATGAAGAGGTGAATTCATCTGGTATGCGTTATGCAGTACCAGTGTTGGTTGAGTTACAGAAAAAGTATGGTTTTACATACACTTTATTTTTAAATAGTGAACCGACGTTTCGACAAGAGCCAACGGATAATTCGCATTATATTTATACGGGTACTATTGGGAAGGTACTAGCAGCTGCTTTATTTTATGGTAAAGAGACACATGCTGGAGAGCCTTTAAGTGGCATGACATCGCCTTATATGGCTTCATATCTGACGCAAGAAATGGAATGGAATTCAAAATTTAGAGAAACGGTAAGAGGCGAGTCTACACCATTACCGGTCACGTTACAACAAACCGATCTGCGTTTACATTATTCGACCCAGACACCATACCGCTCTTCTGCGCTTTATAATTTATTTTTGATGGAACGAAGTACTTCAGAAGCTTTTGACTTATTTGAGAAAGTAGCGATTGAAGCTGCAAATAAGTGTACAGCAGCCTATAATGAAATTTGTAGACAACAAGTGGTACCACCGATAGGAAAGGTAAAAGTAATTCGCTATAAGGATTTATTAGAATATGCTACAGATAAACTAGGTGAATCTATCATTCAAGAGATTAAAGCCGATATTTATTATAATGATGAATGGGATGATAGAGAAAAATCGCTTCGAATTACCGATCAATTAGTGATTCGTTGTCAAGAATTGGCACCAGCGATGATTATCTTATTTGCGCCACCGTATTATCCAGCAGTGAACTCTTCAGACAATAAGTTAGTACAAGAATGTACGACATTTTTAACTGAAAAAGCAAAAGAAGATTTTCAGTTGGATATTAAACAGGTTCATTACTTAAATGGTATATGCGATTTAAGTTATGTGAATTATTCGGAGGATCTTGTTGGATGGGAAGAATATGAACACAATACACCAGTTTGGGGGGATACGTACCATCTTCCTTTTGATGAGATGAGTCAGCTACGGGCACCAGTAATTAACGTAGGACCATTTGGATATGATGCACATAAACGTACGGAAAGATTGCATACTGTTAATGCGTTTGAACAGTTCCCAAAGATGCTCAGAGAATTGATAGGATATATTTCAAAAAAATAA
- a CDS encoding aspartyl-phosphate phosphatase Spo0E family protein: protein MYTKMKKNDRESIVLSIVKKRDEMLRIAEEDGLSSENTIICSQELDNLLNQLNEYTNLST, encoded by the coding sequence ATGTATACAAAAATGAAAAAAAATGATAGAGAAAGTATCGTTCTCTCGATTGTAAAAAAAAGGGATGAAATGTTACGAATTGCTGAAGAAGATGGATTATCCTCTGAAAACACGATTATATGTAGCCAAGAATTAGATAATTTGTTAAATCAACTCAATGAATATACGAATCTTTCCACATAA
- a CDS encoding multicopper oxidase family protein, giving the protein MKLTKFVDKLPIISTLEPTKASNRLTYYEVVMKECWHKLHRDLPPTRLWGYNGLFPGPTIDVFEGELVHVKWINQLPQKLILPLDTSIHHLDQMPQSRTVTHVHGSVTKPDSDGYPEAWFTREFQETGPDFSREVYEYPNNQRAATLWYHDHAMGITRLNVYAGLIGMYIIRGEEEKALQLPSGEYEIPLVICDRTLNPDGSLYYPSGPDEPIPGAPSPSIVPAYLGEAILVNGKAWPYIDVEPRKYRFRLLNASNTRTYRLSMNEELPIYQIGSDGGLLRKSIPTRQIVMEPAERIDIVIDFTEFEGKSLTINNDLGEDADPEDQTNNIMQFKVTKPLTTKDTSRIPKHLTHIPSLKQNSINTIRNLKLVGSEDQFGRPLLLLNNQLWHDPITEKPQLGDTEIWSIVNVTNFTHPIHLHLVQFQVLDRQPFDLEKYNEDGSMIYTDAPIPPAENEKSWKDTLAAPSAQVTRVIAKFEPFTGDYVWHCHILEHEDYDMMRPFTIVDKEEPGTS; this is encoded by the coding sequence ATGAAATTAACAAAATTTGTAGATAAGCTTCCCATTATCTCTACATTAGAACCAACAAAAGCAAGCAATCGTTTAACATATTATGAAGTGGTTATGAAAGAATGTTGGCATAAGCTTCACCGCGATTTACCACCAACAAGGTTATGGGGGTATAACGGTCTATTTCCAGGACCAACCATAGATGTTTTCGAAGGGGAATTAGTACATGTTAAATGGATCAACCAGCTACCACAGAAACTCATATTGCCTTTAGATACTTCGATACATCACCTAGATCAAATGCCACAAAGTCGAACGGTAACGCATGTTCATGGAAGTGTAACAAAACCAGATAGTGACGGTTATCCAGAGGCATGGTTTACACGGGAATTTCAAGAGACTGGACCGGATTTTTCTCGAGAAGTATATGAGTATCCAAACAACCAACGTGCTGCTACACTTTGGTATCACGATCATGCAATGGGAATTACTCGTTTAAACGTATATGCAGGCCTTATAGGAATGTATATTATTCGTGGAGAAGAGGAAAAAGCCTTACAACTTCCGTCCGGAGAATATGAAATTCCTTTGGTTATTTGTGACCGCACACTTAATCCAGATGGTTCATTATACTATCCTTCTGGACCTGATGAGCCTATTCCAGGAGCACCATCCCCTTCTATTGTACCTGCTTATTTAGGAGAAGCTATTCTCGTTAATGGGAAAGCATGGCCTTATATCGATGTTGAACCGAGAAAATATCGTTTTAGACTATTGAATGCATCGAATACTCGAACGTATCGATTATCTATGAATGAGGAATTACCTATATATCAAATTGGTTCTGATGGTGGTCTATTACGTAAAAGTATTCCTACTCGACAAATCGTTATGGAACCCGCAGAACGTATCGATATTGTGATTGACTTTACCGAATTTGAAGGAAAGAGTCTGACTATAAACAATGATTTAGGCGAGGATGCAGATCCAGAAGATCAAACTAATAATATTATGCAATTTAAAGTTACAAAGCCTTTAACGACAAAAGATACGAGTAGAATTCCTAAACATTTAACGCATATACCTTCATTAAAGCAGAATTCAATAAATACCATTAGAAATCTAAAACTTGTAGGATCAGAGGATCAATTCGGAAGACCACTTTTATTACTCAATAATCAGTTATGGCATGATCCAATAACAGAGAAACCTCAACTCGGTGATACTGAAATTTGGTCCATTGTAAATGTTACTAATTTTACGCATCCCATTCATCTTCACCTCGTTCAGTTTCAGGTTCTTGATCGTCAACCCTTTGATCTAGAGAAATATAATGAAGATGGATCAATGATTTACACTGATGCTCCTATTCCACCTGCTGAAAATGAGAAAAGTTGGAAAGATACTTTAGCAGCACCATCCGCTCAAGTAACGCGCGTGATTGCAAAATTTGAACCTTTTACAGGAGATTACGTGTGGCACTGCCATATACTAGAACACGAGGATTACGATATGATGCGACCATTTACGATCGTAGATAAAGAAGAACCAGGAACTTCATAA
- the putP gene encoding sodium/proline symporter PutP: protein MSEFTYQFIAIGLYFLAMIAIGLYSYRKTSNLDDYMLGGRSLGPVTSALSAGASDMSQWLLMGLPGAIYLSGLAEGWIAIGLAIGAWLNWLIVAPRLRTYTEVSNNSITIPSYLDNRFKNNSKILRIVSGAVILIYFTFYVSSGMVAGGVFFESSFEFNYHLGLIIVAVITILYTLLGGFLAVSITDVVQGTMMFLALILVPTMAIFHLGGVGETVNLIQDVNPDFLSFFAAATTTGIISSLAWGLGYFGQPHIIVRFMAIKSVKETTSARRIGISWMVISLIGAVLTALVGVAFFHANPEFNLADPEAVFLVLGQILFHPFIAGILLAAVIAAIMSTVSSQLLVTSSALVEDIYKAVFKSDASDRTYVMLSRAAVLLISFIAIIFAWQKNDTILGLVSFAWAGFGAAFGPVVLLSLFWRKTTGTGALWGMIVGAITVFLWGYSPLADYLYELVPGFILSTIVIVVVSILTYKPNPEVEKEFDETVKRLKDHKSGQS from the coding sequence ATGTCTGAATTTACGTATCAATTTATTGCTATCGGACTATACTTTTTAGCGATGATAGCTATCGGACTATACTCATATCGAAAAACGTCAAACTTAGACGATTACATGCTTGGAGGTAGAAGCCTAGGACCGGTTACATCTGCGTTAAGTGCGGGTGCTTCTGATATGTCACAATGGCTACTAATGGGGCTACCAGGAGCAATTTATTTATCTGGTTTAGCAGAAGGTTGGATTGCGATAGGTTTAGCAATAGGTGCATGGTTGAATTGGTTAATTGTAGCACCAAGGTTACGAACGTATACGGAAGTATCTAATAACTCGATTACAATTCCAAGTTATTTAGATAATCGTTTTAAAAATAACTCCAAGATATTACGAATTGTTTCAGGTGCAGTTATTCTTATTTATTTCACATTTTATGTATCATCAGGAATGGTGGCCGGAGGAGTTTTCTTTGAAAGCTCATTTGAATTTAATTATCATTTAGGTCTTATTATTGTAGCTGTTATTACAATTTTATATACCTTGCTAGGAGGATTCTTAGCCGTAAGTATTACTGATGTTGTGCAAGGGACGATGATGTTCTTGGCTCTAATTCTTGTGCCGACAATGGCAATTTTTCATTTAGGCGGAGTTGGAGAGACAGTAAATTTAATTCAAGATGTTAATCCAGATTTCTTAAGCTTTTTCGCAGCAGCGACTACAACAGGAATTATTTCTTCGCTTGCTTGGGGGCTTGGTTACTTTGGACAACCACATATTATCGTTCGTTTCATGGCTATTAAATCAGTAAAAGAGACCACATCCGCACGTCGCATTGGAATTAGCTGGATGGTGATTTCTCTGATTGGTGCTGTATTAACTGCATTAGTTGGTGTGGCATTTTTCCATGCTAATCCTGAATTTAATTTAGCAGACCCAGAAGCTGTATTTCTAGTACTTGGTCAGATTCTATTCCATCCATTTATCGCTGGAATACTTTTAGCAGCAGTAATTGCAGCAATAATGAGTACTGTATCTTCTCAGTTACTAGTTACTTCATCTGCACTTGTGGAAGATATTTATAAAGCAGTCTTTAAATCAGATGCTTCAGATAGAACGTATGTGATGTTGAGTAGAGCAGCTGTACTACTAATATCATTTATCGCTATTATATTTGCTTGGCAGAAGAATGATACTATTTTAGGACTTGTATCATTCGCATGGGCAGGATTTGGTGCTGCGTTTGGTCCGGTAGTGTTACTTTCTTTATTCTGGAGAAAAACAACAGGTACTGGAGCCTTATGGGGGATGATTGTTGGTGCAATAACGGTATTCTTATGGGGTTATTCACCATTAGCGGACTATCTTTATGAATTAGTTCCTGGTTTTATACTAAGTACGATTGTGATTGTTGTAGTAAGCATACTTACGTATAAACCGAATCCAGAAGTGGAAAAAGAATTTGATGAAACAGTTAAACGTCTAAAAGATCATAAAAGTGGTCAAAGCTAA
- the pruA gene encoding L-glutamate gamma-semialdehyde dehydrogenase, producing MVLPFKHEPFTDFTVEENRKDYQAALAKVKGELGKDYPLVINGEKIYTDDKLVSVNPSNKKEVVGQVSKATQQLIEEAFSSSKEAFKEWKTWSAEDRARVLYRAAAIVRRRKHEFSAWLSYDAGKPWDQADGDTAEGIDFLEYYARHMVELEQGKPLADRPNEDNKYFYQPMGPGVVIPPWNFAFAIVCGTTVAPIVAGNPVLLKPSENTPVIAYKLVEVLEEAGLPKGVLNFVPGDPAEIGDYLVDHKDTHFINFTGSRATGVRIFERATKIQDGQTHLKRVVAEMGGKDTIIVDESADLDLAAESIVHSAFGFSGQKCSACSRAVIHESVYDEVIKKSVELTKTLTVGNPTEDNVYMASVVNQKQFDKIKDYIEVGKQEGELVFGGETDDSKGFFVHPTIFKDLDPQARIMQEEIFGPVVAFAKAKDFDELLDIANNTEYGLTGAVISNNRENLNRAQTEFLVGNLYFNRGCTAAIVGYQPFGGFKMSGTDSKAGGPDYLQHFLNAKVVTERF from the coding sequence ATGGTATTACCATTTAAACATGAACCATTTACAGACTTTACGGTGGAGGAAAACCGTAAAGATTATCAAGCTGCATTAGCCAAGGTTAAAGGAGAATTAGGAAAAGATTATCCGCTTGTTATTAACGGTGAAAAAATTTATACCGATGACAAACTGGTATCTGTAAACCCTTCAAATAAAAAAGAAGTAGTAGGTCAAGTATCGAAAGCAACACAACAACTTATTGAAGAGGCTTTTTCTTCCTCGAAGGAAGCATTTAAAGAGTGGAAAACTTGGTCTGCTGAAGATCGTGCACGTGTCCTATATCGAGCGGCAGCAATTGTAAGAAGACGTAAACATGAGTTCTCAGCATGGTTATCATATGATGCCGGGAAGCCTTGGGATCAGGCAGATGGGGATACTGCGGAGGGAATTGACTTTTTAGAGTATTATGCACGTCATATGGTTGAACTTGAACAAGGAAAACCGTTAGCAGATCGACCAAATGAAGATAATAAATATTTCTATCAGCCAATGGGACCAGGTGTAGTAATTCCACCATGGAACTTTGCATTTGCAATTGTTTGTGGAACAACAGTAGCTCCAATTGTTGCAGGAAATCCTGTACTGTTGAAGCCATCTGAAAATACACCTGTAATCGCCTATAAATTAGTAGAGGTACTTGAAGAAGCAGGATTACCAAAAGGTGTTCTAAATTTTGTACCTGGAGACCCAGCAGAAATCGGAGATTATTTAGTCGATCATAAAGACACGCATTTTATTAACTTTACTGGATCTCGTGCAACGGGAGTTCGTATTTTTGAACGTGCAACAAAAATTCAAGATGGCCAAACTCATTTAAAACGTGTGGTAGCTGAAATGGGGGGAAAAGATACGATTATCGTTGATGAGTCAGCTGATTTAGATTTAGCTGCAGAATCAATTGTTCATTCTGCATTCGGATTTTCCGGTCAAAAATGTTCTGCATGTTCTCGTGCAGTTATTCATGAATCGGTTTATGATGAGGTGATTAAGAAATCAGTAGAACTCACAAAAACTCTTACAGTAGGTAACCCTACGGAAGATAATGTATACATGGCTTCTGTAGTTAATCAAAAACAATTCGATAAGATAAAAGATTATATTGAAGTCGGAAAACAAGAAGGTGAGCTTGTTTTTGGAGGAGAAACTGATGATAGTAAAGGTTTCTTTGTACATCCAACCATTTTCAAAGATTTAGATCCACAAGCTCGTATTATGCAAGAAGAAATTTTTGGACCAGTGGTCGCATTTGCGAAAGCGAAGGATTTTGATGAATTACTCGATATTGCAAATAACACAGAATATGGTTTGACTGGTGCAGTTATTTCGAATAACCGCGAAAATCTTAACCGAGCACAAACAGAGTTTCTTGTAGGAAATCTATACTTTAACCGTGGTTGTACTGCAGCAATTGTAGGTTATCAACCATTCGGTGGCTTTAAAATGTCAGGAACAGACTCAAAAGCTGGTGGACCAGATTACCTTCAGCATTTCTTAAATGCAAAAGTTGTAACTGAACGATTTTAA
- a CDS encoding lactonase family protein, with protein MTDGKTFIGFAGTYTRKTSEGIYRFTLNTDTKQFEQVEVAEKVDNPTYLTISEDKKYLYSVAQEESMGGVKSFQINPEKSELSLINGQLVEGAPPCHLDVRGEVLVTGNYHKGDIGVHLLNNAQLEQGKFLKHEGNGPHKRQEKPHVHYTGFTPDGSYVVVADLGTDELVTYRIEGDSLSHVSTLNVAPGSGPRHIVFHPDKPVAYLLTELSSEVIVLDYNKKTGQFKQKQTIKAIPESFKDTNDASAIHISSDGKFIYTGNRGHNSIAVFSVDDSSGTLTLVEITPSGGEWPRDFVLDPTEQFLIASNQHSGNIVLFQRNTATGKLSLTNSEIEVPEVVCVKFL; from the coding sequence ATGACTGATGGAAAAACGTTTATTGGATTTGCAGGTACATATACTAGAAAAACAAGTGAAGGGATTTATCGTTTTACTCTTAATACAGATACGAAACAATTCGAACAAGTTGAAGTTGCGGAAAAAGTTGATAATCCAACCTATTTAACTATATCTGAGGATAAAAAATACCTTTATTCTGTCGCTCAAGAAGAAAGTATGGGTGGAGTGAAATCATTTCAAATTAATCCAGAAAAAAGTGAGTTATCATTAATTAATGGTCAGTTAGTGGAAGGTGCCCCGCCATGTCATCTTGATGTGCGCGGTGAAGTATTGGTTACTGGTAACTACCATAAAGGAGATATCGGAGTACATCTCTTAAATAATGCTCAACTAGAACAAGGTAAATTTTTAAAGCATGAAGGCAACGGCCCTCATAAAAGACAGGAAAAACCACATGTCCACTATACAGGATTTACACCAGATGGAAGTTATGTAGTTGTGGCAGATCTAGGTACAGATGAACTTGTCACTTATCGCATAGAAGGGGATTCTTTATCCCATGTAAGTACATTAAATGTTGCACCTGGAAGCGGTCCACGCCATATTGTCTTTCACCCGGATAAACCTGTGGCATATTTGTTAACGGAATTAAGTTCAGAAGTAATTGTTCTTGATTATAATAAAAAAACAGGACAATTTAAACAAAAACAAACGATCAAAGCGATTCCTGAATCTTTTAAGGATACGAATGATGCCAGTGCGATTCATATTTCTTCAGATGGTAAATTTATATATACAGGAAATAGAGGACATAACAGTATTGCTGTATTTTCCGTTGATGACAGTTCAGGAACGTTAACATTGGTGGAAATCACACCATCTGGAGGCGAATGGCCACGAGACTTCGTCTTGGATCCAACAGAACAATTCCTTATTGCATCTAATCAACATAGTGGAAATATTGTTTTATTTCAACGTAATACTGCAACCGGGAAGTTATCTCTAACAAATAGCGAAATTGAAGTACCTGAAGTAGTGTGTGTGAAATTCTTATAA